In Mycoplasma sp. Mirounga ES2805-ORL, a single window of DNA contains:
- the nrdF gene encoding class 1b ribonucleoside-diphosphate reductase subunit beta, with amino-acid sequence MAKNQNKYYTQSVSPIEYERNGFKGKIRAVNWNVIDDEKDLEVWNRITQNFWLPEKIPVSNDIPSWNTLDENWQQLITRTFTGLTLLDTIQATVCDIAQIPNSQTDHEQVIYANFAFMVGVHARSYGTIFSTLCSSDQIEEAHEWVISNEELQERAKILIPYYHNEDPIKSKVAAALMPGFLLYGGFYLPFYLSARQKLPNTSDIIRLILRDKVIHNYYSGYKYQKKIAKLSKAKQVEMKKFVFDLMYQLIDAEKKFLRKLYEGFDLAEDAIRFSIYNAGKFLQNLGYDSPFTEEETRIQPEIFAQLSARADENHDFFSGNGSSYVMGVSEETEDEDWEF; translated from the coding sequence ATGGCTAAAAATCAAAATAAATATTATACTCAATCAGTTTCACCTATTGAGTATGAACGAAACGGCTTTAAAGGAAAAATAAGAGCAGTAAATTGAAATGTTATAGACGATGAAAAAGATTTAGAGGTATGGAATAGAATTACACAAAATTTTTGATTACCTGAAAAAATTCCTGTATCAAATGACATTCCTTCATGAAATACTTTAGATGAAAACTGACAACAATTAATAACTAGAACATTTACTGGTCTCACATTACTAGATACCATTCAAGCTACTGTTTGCGATATTGCTCAAATACCTAATTCACAAACGGATCACGAACAAGTTATTTATGCAAACTTTGCATTTATGGTGGGAGTTCATGCTCGTTCATATGGAACAATTTTTTCAACACTTTGTTCAAGTGATCAAATAGAAGAAGCTCATGAATGAGTTATTTCAAATGAAGAATTACAAGAAAGAGCAAAAATTTTAATTCCTTATTATCATAATGAGGACCCAATTAAATCAAAAGTTGCAGCAGCACTTATGCCCGGTTTCTTATTGTATGGTGGCTTTTACTTACCATTTTATTTATCAGCAAGACAAAAGTTACCTAACACATCAGATATCATAAGATTGATTTTAAGAGATAAAGTAATTCATAATTACTATAGTGGCTATAAATATCAAAAGAAAATTGCAAAGCTTTCTAAAGCAAAACAAGTGGAAATGAAGAAATTTGTTTTTGATCTTATGTATCAATTAATTGATGCAGAAAAAAAATTCTTAAGAAAATTATATGAGGGGTTTGATCTAGCTGAAGATGCAATAAGATTTAGTATTTATAATGCCGGAAAATTCTTGCAAAATTTAGGATATGATTCACCATTTACTGAAGAAGAAACTAGAATTCAACCAGAAATCTTTGCTCAACTATCTGCAAGAGCGGATGAAAATCATGATTTCTTTTCCGGAAATGGATCTTCATATGTGATGGGTGTTAGTGAAGAAACTGAAGATGAAGACTGAGAATTTTAG
- the nrdE gene encoding class 1b ribonucleoside-diphosphate reductase subunit alpha, with amino-acid sequence MDKIKNKKLNSLGENDEYIALNAQTKLFSHITGDYSYDTKAVEVYMEQHVLPNTKVFANVKERFDFLIKNNYYDEGIVMKYKLSELEKLTNFAYSYNFKFPSFMGALKFYSSYCLKSNDDTEYLERYEDRAIMNSLFVGNGSFKHAKDVLKEIMEGRYQPATPTFLNAGKKQRGEYISCYLLRVEDNMESIARGVSTSLQLSKRGGGVALCLTNLREMGAPIKNIQGQATGVVPVIKILEDSFSYANQLGQRQGAGAVYLSAHHPDILTYLDTKKENADEKIRIKSLSLGIVIPDITFELAKNNEDMALFSPYDIMKVYGKAMSDISITKEYYNMVNNPKIKKTFINARAFFQKIAELHFESGYPYLLFDDTVNNRNAHPNRIVMSNLCSEIAQPNTPSEFSTDLSFIKKGEDVACNLGSMNIDKLMKAGSDFGQSIYSAIWALNHIANNTDISSAPSIENGNRKNRAIGLGAMNLHGFLAINKIKYASPEAVDFTNIFFYTFAYHAFKASNNLAKEGFGKFSGFEKTKFANGEYFEKYTKVNENEYQPKTSRVKELFREHNVTIPSRKDWIDLSNEIQKTGLANSHLMAIAPTGSISYLSSCTPSLQPVVSDVEVRKEGKVGRLYVPAYKINKENREYYLDGAYEVGPYPIIDIVSEAQKHIDQAISLTLFFKDNTTTRELNKAYIYAFKKKCSSIYYVRVRQDVLEGSENHECKSCVL; translated from the coding sequence ATGGACAAAATAAAAAATAAAAAATTAAATTCCCTTGGCGAAAATGATGAATATATTGCATTAAATGCTCAAACAAAATTATTTTCACATATAACAGGTGATTATTCATACGATACAAAAGCTGTTGAAGTATATATGGAACAACATGTATTACCTAATACAAAAGTTTTTGCAAATGTTAAAGAAAGATTCGATTTTCTAATCAAAAATAACTATTACGATGAGGGAATAGTTATGAAATACAAATTAAGCGAATTAGAGAAACTTACTAATTTTGCTTACTCATATAATTTTAAATTCCCTTCATTTATGGGAGCTCTAAAGTTTTATAGTTCTTATTGTTTAAAATCAAATGATGATACAGAATATCTTGAAAGATATGAAGATAGAGCTATTATGAATTCATTATTTGTAGGAAATGGTTCATTCAAACATGCAAAAGATGTTCTGAAAGAAATAATGGAAGGTCGCTATCAACCTGCTACCCCAACATTTTTAAATGCAGGTAAAAAGCAAAGGGGTGAATATATTTCCTGTTATTTATTAAGAGTTGAAGATAATATGGAATCTATAGCTCGCGGTGTGTCGACGTCATTGCAATTATCAAAAAGAGGTGGAGGAGTTGCTTTATGTTTAACAAATCTAAGAGAGATGGGCGCTCCCATTAAAAATATTCAAGGTCAAGCAACAGGTGTTGTTCCTGTTATAAAAATACTTGAGGATTCATTTTCATATGCAAATCAATTAGGTCAAAGACAAGGCGCTGGAGCTGTTTATTTATCCGCTCACCATCCAGATATTTTGACATATCTTGATACAAAAAAAGAAAATGCTGATGAAAAAATTAGAATTAAATCATTGTCGTTAGGTATCGTTATACCAGATATAACTTTTGAATTAGCTAAAAATAATGAAGACATGGCTTTATTTTCTCCATATGATATTATGAAAGTCTACGGAAAAGCGATGAGCGATATTTCTATAACAAAAGAATATTACAATATGGTAAATAATCCTAAAATCAAAAAAACTTTTATAAATGCGCGTGCATTTTTCCAAAAAATTGCTGAACTTCATTTTGAATCTGGATATCCATATTTATTATTTGATGATACAGTAAACAATAGAAATGCTCACCCAAATAGAATAGTAATGTCCAATTTATGTTCAGAAATTGCCCAACCAAATACACCTAGCGAATTTTCAACTGACTTATCTTTTATTAAAAAAGGTGAAGATGTCGCATGTAATTTAGGATCTATGAATATAGATAAATTAATGAAAGCTGGATCAGATTTTGGCCAATCGATTTATAGTGCTATTTGGGCCTTGAATCATATAGCTAATAACACCGATATTTCATCCGCGCCATCTATTGAAAATGGTAATAGAAAAAATAGAGCTATTGGACTAGGTGCAATGAATCTACATGGTTTTCTTGCCATAAATAAAATTAAATATGCTTCTCCAGAAGCTGTAGATTTTACCAATATTTTCTTTTATACATTTGCATATCACGCTTTCAAAGCATCGAATAATCTAGCAAAAGAAGGATTTGGAAAATTTAGTGGTTTTGAAAAAACTAAATTTGCTAATGGTGAATATTTTGAAAAATACACAAAAGTTAACGAAAATGAATATCAACCAAAAACAAGTAGAGTTAAAGAACTATTCAGAGAACATAATGTAACTATACCAAGTAGAAAAGATTGAATTGATTTATCCAATGAAATTCAAAAAACAGGTTTAGCAAATAGTCATTTAATGGCTATTGCACCAACCGGTTCAATTAGTTACTTATCAAGTTGCACTCCTAGTTTACAACCTGTTGTAAGTGATGTTGAAGTACGTAAGGAAGGCAAAGTGGGACGTCTTTATGTTCCTGCATATAAAATTAACAAGGAAAATAGAGAATATTACCTAGATGGTGCATATGAAGTTGGACCTTACCCTATTATCGATATAGTAAGTGAAGCACAAAAACATATTGACCAAGCTATATCACTTACTTTATTCTTTAAGGACAATACAACAACTAGAGAATTAAATAAAGCTTATATTTACGCGTTCAAAAAGAAATGCTCATCTATTTATTACGTAAGAGTAAGACAAGACGTTTTAGAGGGCAGTGAAAACCATGAATGTAAATCATGCGTTCTTTAA
- the recA gene encoding recombinase RecA, whose translation MKKNEQNLIQKTLNEITTKFGKEAIMLLEEKSIDPNLEVIPTGSYLLNQALGIGGYPKGRIIEIFGPESSGKTTLCLHAIAEVQKIGGVAAFIDAEHAIDPVYARNLGINTDDLIISQPDSGEQALEIVDILAKSGSIDLIVVDSVAALVPEAELNGEMQDQTIGAQARLMSKALRKITGNLNKNKTTIIFVNQIREKIGIMFGNPETTPGGRALKFYASIRIDVRKAGAIVSGTDITGNEIKIKVVKNKLAIPYKSIKTEIIFSQGIDNIGELIDVALEKGIITKKGSWFYFENNNIAQGKKSFKDILKNDDSMKNKIYELVFEKK comes from the coding sequence ATGAAAAAAAATGAACAAAATCTAATACAAAAAACATTAAATGAAATTACTACAAAATTTGGCAAAGAAGCGATAATGCTTTTAGAAGAAAAAAGTATAGATCCTAATTTAGAGGTAATTCCAACTGGATCTTATCTACTTAATCAAGCATTAGGAATTGGAGGTTATCCAAAAGGCAGAATTATTGAAATATTTGGACCTGAAAGTAGTGGAAAAACAACTTTATGTCTTCACGCAATCGCTGAAGTTCAAAAAATAGGTGGAGTAGCTGCATTTATAGATGCTGAACACGCTATTGACCCAGTTTATGCTAGAAATTTAGGAATTAATACAGATGATTTAATAATTAGCCAACCAGATTCTGGGGAACAGGCATTAGAAATAGTTGATATTTTAGCAAAGAGTGGTTCTATTGATCTTATTGTTGTAGACAGTGTAGCGGCATTAGTTCCTGAAGCTGAATTAAATGGTGAAATGCAAGACCAAACTATTGGAGCTCAAGCCAGATTAATGTCTAAAGCTTTAAGAAAAATTACTGGAAATTTAAATAAAAATAAGACAACTATTATTTTTGTTAATCAAATTAGAGAAAAAATCGGGATAATGTTTGGAAACCCAGAAACAACTCCTGGAGGTAGAGCATTAAAATTTTATGCCTCGATAAGAATTGATGTTAGAAAAGCAGGAGCAATTGTTTCAGGAACAGATATAACTGGTAATGAAATAAAAATAAAAGTTGTTAAAAATAAATTAGCTATCCCGTATAAATCGATTAAAACAGAAATTATTTTTAGTCAAGGAATCGATAATATTGGTGAATTAATTGATGTAGCACTGGAAAAAGGAATCATAACTAAAAAAGGATCTTGATTTTATTTTGAAAATAATAATATTGCACAAGGCAAAAAATCATTTAAAGATATTCTTAAAAATGATGACAGTATGAAAAATAAAATATATGAATTAGTTTTTGAAAAAAAATAA
- the nrdI gene encoding class Ib ribonucleoside-diphosphate reductase assembly flavoprotein NrdI encodes MHKDVIKVKKDQIKKPDGEILAVYFSSNSNNTHRFILKLGVNAKRIPKELDEELLVNEDYVLFTPTYSGGLDDTTGAVPKQVIKFLNNENNRKHCYGVISSGNTNFTETFAIAGPIISKKLNVPLLYQYELLGTAADVENVNKILRKFWSKN; translated from the coding sequence ATGCATAAAGATGTAATTAAAGTCAAAAAAGATCAAATTAAAAAACCTGATGGTGAAATTCTAGCGGTATATTTTTCATCAAATTCAAATAATACTCATCGCTTTATTTTAAAACTTGGAGTTAATGCTAAAAGAATTCCTAAAGAGCTAGATGAAGAATTACTAGTAAATGAAGATTATGTCCTTTTCACACCAACATATAGCGGTGGATTAGATGACACAACAGGAGCTGTTCCAAAACAAGTTATCAAATTTTTAAATAACGAAAATAATAGAAAACACTGCTATGGAGTAATTTCAAGCGGAAACACAAATTTCACCGAAACATTTGCAATAGCTGGTCCAATTATTAGTAAAAAATTAAATGTACCACTTTTGTATCAATATGAGTTATTAGGCACAGCAGCCGATGTTGAAAATGTTAATAAAATTTTGAGAAAATTTTGAAGTAAGAATTAG